One window of Methanobacterium sp. genomic DNA carries:
- a CDS encoding DNA lyase, with product MIEFYISSKKIKGPFNLPLTMESGQTSQPPWKKDNSQFQEILIIDGAPCLVNIGNEDQDQDIAVKIIAESPNSIPQKAIKNKVIEIFSLNDNLDKLYDFLSEDPKLSPTVDHCRGLRIFKAKNPFECVISSISSANCSILRWTRSIQNIKQKWGDSYHFSSGNFHTFPTPEILSNVPEHDLEEIQRYEGEIPGNFMFKNNLQACGVGYRAKYIINTAKMVQTDINLKKLAKMKYEKAFETVLELPGVGPKVADCILLYGFGMKQAFPADVWIKRIIEFLYFSKNDLKPQKVREFGMENYGDWAGYVQLYLFHYARTSGLLESLRGK from the coding sequence ATGATAGAATTCTACATCTCTTCAAAAAAAATCAAAGGCCCCTTCAATCTGCCCCTTACCATGGAAAGCGGTCAAACAAGCCAGCCCCCATGGAAAAAAGACAATTCACAGTTCCAAGAAATTTTAATAATTGATGGTGCTCCTTGTCTAGTTAATATTGGCAATGAAGACCAAGATCAGGACATTGCTGTGAAAATAATTGCTGAATCTCCTAATAGTATCCCTCAAAAAGCTATAAAAAATAAGGTAATAGAAATATTCAGTCTTAATGATAATTTAGATAAATTATATGATTTTTTAAGTGAAGATCCTAAACTTTCCCCCACTGTTGACCACTGCCGTGGCTTACGGATATTTAAGGCTAAAAACCCCTTTGAATGTGTCATATCCTCAATATCATCAGCTAATTGCTCAATATTACGATGGACACGTTCAATTCAAAATATTAAACAAAAATGGGGGGATTCATACCATTTTAGCTCTGGTAATTTCCACACATTCCCCACCCCAGAAATACTTAGTAATGTGCCAGAACATGATTTAGAAGAGATACAACGATATGAAGGTGAAATTCCAGGAAATTTCATGTTCAAAAACAATTTACAAGCTTGTGGAGTGGGTTATAGAGCCAAATACATTATTAATACCGCAAAAATGGTGCAAACTGACATTAATTTGAAAAAACTGGCAAAAATGAAATATGAAAAAGCCTTCGAAACAGTATTGGAACTCCCGGGTGTGGGCCCAAAAGTAGCTGACTGCATACTTCTCTATGGATTTGGTATGAAACAAGCATTTCCAGCAGATGTATGGATTAAACGCATTATAGAATTTTTATACTTTTCTAAAAATGATTTAAAACCGCAAAAAGTTAGAGAATTTGGAATGGAAAATTATGGTGATTGGGCAGGTTATGTTCAACTCTATCTCTTCCATTACGCTAGGACATCCGGTCTTTTGGAATCTTTACGCGGTAAATAA
- a CDS encoding ABC transporter ATP-binding protein, with translation MEELVKGKELWKTYKLDSTEVHALRGLNIRVDKGEFVSIMGPSGSGKSTLLNMIGGLDTPTSGELYIGSKEISSMKDKELTKMRAEDIGFIFQTFNLLPALSVIDNVEFPMRNLTNKNLDKSSRIQRAEECVDIVGLTPRMNYLPAKLSGGERQRVAIARALVNNPKFILADEPTGNLDSKATKNIINILHEVNEQGTTVIMVTHDLETTKDTKVMKIRDGVIES, from the coding sequence ATGGAAGAATTAGTCAAAGGAAAAGAACTTTGGAAAACTTATAAATTGGATAGTACTGAAGTTCACGCGCTTCGAGGATTGAATATAAGGGTAGATAAGGGTGAATTTGTGTCCATAATGGGTCCATCTGGTTCAGGAAAATCAACCCTCCTCAACATGATTGGAGGGCTGGACACCCCCACCAGCGGTGAACTCTACATTGGAAGTAAGGAAATTTCTTCTATGAAGGATAAAGAACTAACCAAAATGCGTGCAGAAGATATAGGATTCATATTTCAAACATTCAACCTATTGCCTGCTTTATCCGTAATTGATAATGTGGAATTCCCTATGAGAAACTTAACTAACAAAAATCTGGATAAATCTTCCAGAATTCAAAGAGCTGAAGAATGTGTGGATATTGTGGGCCTCACACCCCGAATGAACTACCTTCCTGCTAAACTTTCCGGTGGAGAAAGACAACGAGTGGCCATTGCCCGAGCCCTGGTTAACAATCCTAAATTCATTTTAGCAGACGAACCAACTGGAAATCTCGACAGTAAAGCTACAAAAAATATTATAAACATTTTACATGAGGTTAATGAACAAGGCACAACAGTAATTATGGTTACTCATGACTTAGAGACCACTAAAGACACTAAAGTGATGAAAATACGTGATGGAGTTATTGAAAGTTAA
- a CDS encoding FtsX-like permease family protein, which produces MIDIALKDIKAKKGRAAMCIVGVMVCVLLIGTVNLVLYEMESGLEGDLGTVHGKLYFEKNGTGFPPHGSIISENLGNEVMNRSEVNPDKSTKALFMPVQTDNFSRYTMIVGLSPGREETFIENVTVKGKASLVGESKNSVIIGAQVAENFNATVGSTITVSNNKYKVIGIMKPMGTGWPLTIDNSVIMQLSHAQSVTEMPGLISTVIIVPKESIDVAEIDLQNAYPSYSIYSQNDTQKTLDDNLSQIRIFFNMISVFIFGISVIIIMIVMMMSVKEKTKEIGTMRAIGTRKRSILALIIYESLILSLIGGIIGIILMPPTYNMLGLLMGARDVNFLSFYIPTPIIIQVLVIVFIIGTFSGLLPAYIATRISPINALRYE; this is translated from the coding sequence ATGATAGATATAGCTTTAAAAGATATTAAAGCTAAGAAAGGGCGGGCCGCCATGTGTATCGTTGGAGTTATGGTGTGTGTTCTGCTAATAGGCACAGTTAACTTGGTTTTATACGAAATGGAATCTGGCCTTGAAGGGGACTTGGGAACAGTTCATGGAAAATTATACTTCGAAAAAAATGGGACAGGTTTCCCACCCCATGGAAGCATTATTAGCGAAAACTTGGGAAACGAAGTAATGAACCGTAGCGAAGTAAACCCTGATAAAAGTACCAAAGCACTTTTCATGCCTGTACAAACTGATAATTTCTCCCGTTACACCATGATCGTTGGATTATCTCCTGGAAGGGAGGAAACATTTATAGAAAACGTGACAGTGAAGGGTAAAGCTTCTTTGGTAGGTGAAAGTAAAAACTCAGTTATAATAGGAGCGCAAGTAGCTGAAAACTTCAATGCCACTGTAGGTAGTACAATAACCGTGTCAAACAACAAATATAAGGTTATCGGGATTATGAAACCGATGGGCACTGGTTGGCCTCTTACTATAGACAATTCTGTTATAATGCAATTATCCCACGCACAATCTGTCACGGAAATGCCAGGCCTAATATCGACGGTTATAATCGTGCCAAAAGAATCTATAGATGTGGCTGAGATAGATTTACAGAATGCGTATCCAAGTTACTCAATTTATTCCCAGAATGACACCCAAAAAACATTAGATGATAATTTGAGCCAGATAAGGATATTTTTTAATATGATTAGTGTCTTTATATTCGGGATTTCTGTGATCATCATAATGATCGTTATGATGATGTCTGTTAAGGAAAAAACCAAAGAGATAGGAACTATGCGGGCAATTGGAACAAGAAAACGATCAATTCTAGCTTTAATAATCTATGAATCACTAATTTTGAGTTTAATTGGTGGAATTATTGGAATCATCCTCATGCCCCCCACTTACAATATGCTGGGACTATTAATGGGTGCAAGAGATGTGAATTTCCTCAGTTTCTACATTCCCACCCCAATCATCATCCAAGTCTTGGTGATAGTGTTTATCATTGGAACATTCAGTGGATTATTACCTGCATATATAGCAACTCGTATCAGCCCCATAAATGCTTTGAGATATGAATAA
- a CDS encoding SulP family inorganic anion transporter codes for MGGFWINEFSSRIKGVLFRGILPIEKSRLWPEIIAGIVMAAIFIPEVMGYAKIAGMPIISGIYTILIPMAVFAIFCSSRHLIIGADSATAAIMFGVLVTVADPGSPSYLSMAYLIAILCGVFLIIARVFKLGFIGDFLSRTALVGFLTGVGIQIAIGQLGGMFGLTTSGIDTIPKIISFVSHLSQTSIATLIVSIIVLGSILISRRINVKIPGALIAVVGTITASFLFDFSKFGVSVVGAVPSGFPSIIMPTLSPLDSYAFFTAVGACLIVILAQSAATSRAYSIKCSDELDENQDILGLGLSNLAAGLTGSFVVNGSPTKTQIAVYSGARSQLATLVTAAIVLLVVMFLTKPLSLLPTATLASIVFLIGLEMVDITGLKDIYREVPSEFVLALITLFTVVILGVLWGIVVSIIISLLLHLSHSYQPNNSILIRNKKGEWQFVPITFGRYTHKGLIVYRFNRDLYYANAEKLMNEVINLVETSEYPVEWLVLDSGGFTSIDYTSIQMLKELKNRLDDMDVLLVMTTVFPSLKAQFERSGFIHVLGEENLYKGVNDAIKSFENKKK; via the coding sequence TTGGGGGGGTTCTGGATTAATGAATTTTCTTCACGAATAAAAGGAGTTCTATTCAGAGGCATATTACCCATTGAAAAGTCTAGATTGTGGCCTGAAATTATTGCCGGAATTGTAATGGCTGCAATATTCATCCCGGAGGTAATGGGTTATGCAAAGATCGCGGGAATGCCAATAATATCGGGAATATACACTATTTTAATTCCAATGGCTGTTTTTGCAATTTTCTGTTCCTCCCGACATCTTATTATAGGTGCAGACTCGGCCACTGCAGCTATAATGTTTGGGGTGCTGGTCACAGTAGCGGATCCAGGAAGCCCATCATATCTTTCAATGGCATATTTGATTGCAATTTTATGTGGTGTTTTTTTAATCATAGCCAGAGTTTTTAAATTGGGATTCATAGGAGATTTCCTCTCTCGAACTGCACTAGTGGGCTTCCTAACTGGGGTTGGCATACAAATAGCTATTGGCCAATTAGGAGGAATGTTCGGTTTAACCACCAGTGGAATAGACACCATCCCTAAAATCATATCATTTGTATCTCATTTATCCCAAACTAGCATCGCTACTTTAATTGTTTCCATAATAGTGCTTGGTTCTATTCTCATATCACGCCGAATTAATGTAAAAATTCCTGGAGCACTTATTGCGGTGGTGGGAACTATTACTGCCAGTTTTCTTTTTGATTTTTCCAAGTTCGGTGTTTCAGTGGTGGGTGCAGTTCCTAGTGGTTTTCCCAGCATAATCATGCCCACACTATCTCCTTTAGATTCATATGCATTTTTCACAGCGGTAGGTGCTTGTTTAATTGTGATATTGGCTCAAAGCGCTGCAACATCTCGGGCTTATAGTATCAAGTGTTCAGATGAGTTAGATGAGAATCAAGACATATTGGGGTTAGGATTATCTAATTTAGCGGCTGGTTTAACTGGTAGTTTTGTGGTAAATGGTAGTCCCACAAAGACTCAGATTGCAGTGTACTCTGGAGCACGTAGCCAACTAGCTACCCTGGTAACTGCAGCTATTGTGTTGCTAGTGGTTATGTTTTTAACCAAACCCCTTTCCCTTTTACCCACCGCAACCCTTGCAAGCATAGTATTTTTAATAGGTTTGGAAATGGTAGATATAACTGGATTAAAAGATATTTATCGTGAAGTGCCATCTGAATTCGTCTTAGCGCTCATAACACTCTTCACAGTTGTTATATTAGGCGTGTTATGGGGTATTGTAGTGTCTATAATTATTTCTCTCTTACTACATCTTAGTCACTCCTACCAACCCAATAACAGTATATTAATACGTAATAAGAAGGGAGAATGGCAGTTTGTTCCAATAACTTTTGGGAGATATACTCATAAAGGTTTAATCGTGTATCGATTCAACAGGGATCTCTACTATGCCAATGCTGAAAAACTAATGAACGAAGTAATTAACTTAGTGGAAACCTCAGAATATCCGGTGGAATGGCTAGTATTGGATTCCGGAGGATTTACTAGCATTGATTACACATCAATACAGATGTTAAAGGAATTAAAAAATCGATTGGATGATATGGATGTATTGTTAGTCATGACCACAGTTTTTCCTAGTTTAAAAGCTCAATTTGAACGTTCTGGATTTATACATGTACTTGGTGAGGAAAATTTGTATAAAGGAGTTAATGATGCTATTAAATCATTTGAAAATAAGAAAAAATAA
- a CDS encoding DUF5518 domain-containing protein — MNTEIIKRNPLIIGICIILAMYVIGDVISGVSFLLPSFLFAGIVVGFMVNNNMKTGAINGAILGLISSILVNAVLISMMFLQGYGHYFTMLFLFYIVNIIIQIVISTVGGVLGSLIQTEKLENLKEQDSS, encoded by the coding sequence ATGAATACAGAAATTATCAAGCGTAACCCCCTAATAATTGGTATTTGTATCATATTAGCAATGTATGTCATTGGAGATGTGATTAGTGGTGTGAGTTTCCTATTACCCTCATTTTTATTTGCAGGAATCGTAGTCGGATTCATGGTAAATAATAACATGAAAACTGGAGCTATAAACGGTGCAATATTAGGATTAATCTCCAGCATACTGGTCAATGCAGTCTTAATATCCATGATGTTCCTTCAAGGGTATGGTCATTACTTCACTATGCTTTTCCTATTCTATATTGTCAATATAATAATTCAAATCGTTATAAGCACAGTAGGGGGAGTTTTAGGGTCTTTAATACAAACCGAAAAATTGGAAAATTTGAAGGAACAAGACTCTTCCTAG